From the genome of Lusitaniella coriacea LEGE 07157:
TAGTTTTACTCTGTGGCGAAAGGTCAACCAGCCGCAAAGCCAAGCGCCGGGAATAAAACCGAGGATGTAGCCAAAGGTGGGTTCGCGGAAGTAGGCTAGACCTCCTCCCTGAGAGAAGATCGGGAAGAAGGTTAAACCCAAGGCAATATAGGCAATTTGCGACAGTGCGGCGGCGTTTTTGCCTCCCAAACACCCCACGAGCAGAACGGCACCAATTTGATAGGTGACTCCGAGGGAGTGGGCTTGAATGCCGCGATCTGCCCATTGCCAGGGAAAGGTGGTAATAAATGCTTCGAGAAAGGTTCCTCCAATGGTCAAGAGTAAACCGATGAGCGCCCAAAGGAGTTGATGGGGTGCGGATAAAACCGATTTGGAGGGTTGGGAGTTGGGGGAGGACGAACGACTTTTCGATCGCCGATTCCTGCGGCGTGGAGTGTTACTCACTAGGGATGGGAGCTTTACCACTGGGGTGTTTTCTTTAAAATGCGCGCGATCGCGGGTCTGGGTTAAAAAGGCGCGTTGAATAGAGGACACAGGGCGTTGAACGACTCTGTTTTTCTCGCGACCTAAAAGCGATCGCAATTCTAGCACTTCGCCGATCGCGTACCAAATTTCTTCAGAACGGCGTTGGACGGTGTGAGTCATCTCACTGAGTTTTCGGGGGTTCAGTCACCGATTGAGTATTTTCACCGTCACCTAACCTCTCGACAAACTTCACAAGAGTTAGCAGGAAGCGTCACTGCCTGAGTTGAAGTTTCAGAACACAATAGTAAGTGTAGAGATTGAACTTAAACCTGCCATGTATCCCCAACTCCAACTTCTCCCCGGCGCGATTTCTGAAATTCTTGCTTCAGTAAACGAGACAGGCACTCTAACGCTAAACGACCGCTATGGACTGATGGCGGCGATTTTGGATGAGAACATTGAGGAAGAGGAAGCTAGAGCGATTACTCGGTTGTTGAGATCGATCAAAAGGGGTCGCCTTTCTTACGAAGCGACAGCAATTTGAATTTGAGACTGAATCGAGTCTAGCGTTAAGCGACACAAATAAAGCCTGCACCAGCAGGCTAAGGGAAGACGGATATCGCAGCAAATTGGGATGGGTTCAATTTCTTCTACAAATGTTCCCAATTTGCATATTAAATGGGATAGAGGAGCGATCGCGCGTCTTAATCTTTAAAATTGCTTACCGATTCTCGCTCAACCAGTTTTGGGCAACTCGACGCTCGTGTTCGAGGGGATATTGGATGTATTGGGGGAGTTGATCTTGTTTCGCGATCGCGGTATCAAAGAGGGCGACGGATTCTTGCACGAGAGCGGGATTATTTTTTTGTTTGCCCTGATGGTAGAGGATTTGAGCTTTGAGGTAAAGCAGTTCGGGGTTATTGGGGGCGATGTCTAGGGCTTTTTGCGCGAATTCCATTGCTTTGTCGTATTGTTTCAGGTCGCGATAGGCAACGGCAATTCCGCGATTGACAATGTATGCAGGTGCGGCGTCATTTTGGAAGTCCGCGATCGCTTGTTCTGGACTGGAGAAGGGAACATTAACAGCAAGCATTAATTGCATATACCCTTTAAATAAATTCAATTCGGGATCGCTCGCATCAATATTTTCCGCCTTTTCGAGCGCTTCTAGAACCTCTTTTAACTTCGGAACTGCGGCGAGGGGTCCTTCTGTTTTAATCAGGTAAGCACCTTCGATAAAATGACCGATGGCTAAGTAAAGATTGCCCCGTAGCGGATCTTCTGACATCAGTTGCCGTGCGGTTTCTAGGGTTTTTTGTGCGGCTGGCGCGATCGCGTTCCAATCGCGATTACCGTACGCCAATCCCCCTTGAATCGCATACACCAAAGGCTCGTCCGCATCATTGGCAAGTGCTTGCGAGAGATATTCCTGCGCTTTTGGGTAGTTTCCCTCAACAAAAATTGCCTCAATTGCCGCTTCTGTTGAATCGCTGATATCGCGGGGATTTTGAGTGCGAAACGGATCTCCAGCGAAAGCGGGATTTCCCCCGCCAAGGAGAACGAGGGTTGCAGCCAAAGAGAAAGCCGCAGAGAGTTGTTTGGCAAGCATAGATGGTATTTTCACGATTGTTTTGAGTGATTTTGAATTGAGAGTTTAGAATTTAAACACTTAGATCGGTTTTGACGAAATTAAGGATACTGGGTTCCAATAGGAGTCAGGGAAAGGGAGAATAGACAGCTTATGGCACACTTAACTCAACGGCGCACCCAAAATGTAAGCGGCGATTTGTACGTGGATGAAACTTGCATTGATTGCGATACCTGTCGCTGGATGGCTCCTGAAGTGTTCGGTCGTGCGGAGGGGCAATCCGCAGTGTATCATCAACCCAAGGACGAGGCGGAAAGAGCGCGATCGCTCCAGGCACTCCTGGCGTGTCCCACAAGTTCGATAGGGACGGTGGAGAATCCCACGGATATCAAGGTCGTTCAACATGACTTCCCGCTCCTTATAGAGGACAATGTGTACCACTGCGGCTATGCCTCAGAAGCCTCCTTTGGTGCAACCAGTTACTTTATTCAGCGTCCCGATGGCAATGTATTGGTCGATTCCCCTCGATTTACGCCGCCTTTAGTGAAGCGGTTGGAAAAAATGGGGGGAATTCGCTGGATGTACTTGACCCATCGCGACGATATCGCCGATCATCAGAAGTACCACGATCATTTTGGCTGCGATCGCGTGCTGCATCGAGAGGAGATTGCCAGGGAAACTCGCGACGTTGAAGTGCAACTCGATGGATTCGAT
Proteins encoded in this window:
- a CDS encoding Sll0314/Alr1548 family TPR repeat-containing protein — translated: MKIPSMLAKQLSAAFSLAATLVLLGGGNPAFAGDPFRTQNPRDISDSTEAAIEAIFVEGNYPKAQEYLSQALANDADEPLVYAIQGGLAYGNRDWNAIAPAAQKTLETARQLMSEDPLRGNLYLAIGHFIEGAYLIKTEGPLAAVPKLKEVLEALEKAENIDASDPELNLFKGYMQLMLAVNVPFSSPEQAIADFQNDAAPAYIVNRGIAVAYRDLKQYDKAMEFAQKALDIAPNNPELLYLKAQILYHQGKQKNNPALVQESVALFDTAIAKQDQLPQYIQYPLEHERRVAQNWLSENR
- a CDS encoding biotin transporter BioY translates to MTHTVQRRSEEIWYAIGEVLELRSLLGREKNRVVQRPVSSIQRAFLTQTRDRAHFKENTPVVKLPSLVSNTPRRRNRRSKSRSSSPNSQPSKSVLSAPHQLLWALIGLLLTIGGTFLEAFITTFPWQWADRGIQAHSLGVTYQIGAVLLVGCLGGKNAAALSQIAYIALGLTFFPIFSQGGGLAYFREPTFGYILGFIPGAWLCGWLTFRHRVKLESLAFSGMSGLFAIHSIGIAYLMGLQLFSPLGNGFSAFLQGIVKYSILPLPGQIAIVCAVSVLGFILRQILFY
- a CDS encoding MBL fold metallo-hydrolase is translated as MAHLTQRRTQNVSGDLYVDETCIDCDTCRWMAPEVFGRAEGQSAVYHQPKDEAERARSLQALLACPTSSIGTVENPTDIKVVQHDFPLLIEDNVYHCGYASEASFGATSYFIQRPDGNVLVDSPRFTPPLVKRLEKMGGIRWMYLTHRDDIADHQKYHDHFGCDRVLHREEIARETRDVEVQLDGFDPISLAPDLTIIPVPGHTEGHTVLLYDNKFLFSGDTIAWSSRLQHLIAFRNYCFYSWSVLMESMQKLQDYQFEWILPGHGRRYHADRETMQQAVKDCIRWMETQ